From a single Lewinella sp. LCG006 genomic region:
- a CDS encoding N-acetylmuramoyl-L-alanine amidase: MRRLQLLLFSVSFLFFTNLNAQQSQRKTLPVEFPSDATELNYFAELPYVDQLPFFSFFVEWPQGTLDLELRFTDDLETWTKWETLHQDPHNTEKGITEIYIGKAAYRFFQLKIARHDLNIETATLHFYHPGLTGDALPTVADADPVYTSACPCPQPGLESRTEWCPSGDCPGQTSPTPTNVTHMIVHHSAGTNSANDWAAIVRAIWDYHVNGNGWSDIGYNYLVDPNGVIYEGRGYNILGAHFCGMNSGTMGVCMMGDFTDIEPTNAALESLERLLAWKSCDIGADPLGESFHASSGGVLKNISGHRDGCSTACPGDSFYPLLPQVRVATNNQILANCAGLSSPISLVASEIDETSYFLSWSHNSPDETGFQLERSEDGGGTFELRAEIGANLLTFIETDLELERIYQYRIRAYNEVDTSDYSNIVIINTGVVGTNQATLPQDALTLSPNPTKDLLQLSLTGEWQGAVQVRLMDLTQHQLLAKQSQKHTTQWNEQLDMRDLPTGTYLLSVEVDGQRGIWKVVKG; this comes from the coding sequence ATGCGGCGATTACAACTCCTTCTTTTCAGTGTAAGCTTTTTGTTTTTCACCAACCTGAATGCGCAGCAAAGTCAGCGCAAAACACTTCCGGTGGAATTTCCTAGTGATGCGACGGAGCTCAATTATTTTGCAGAACTCCCTTATGTCGATCAGCTTCCTTTCTTTTCCTTCTTTGTAGAATGGCCCCAAGGTACGCTTGACCTGGAGCTAAGATTCACCGACGACCTGGAGACCTGGACAAAATGGGAAACCCTTCACCAAGACCCTCACAACACAGAAAAAGGAATTACCGAAATCTACATCGGTAAAGCAGCATACCGCTTTTTTCAACTAAAAATAGCTCGCCACGATCTTAACATCGAAACGGCCACCCTACACTTTTACCACCCTGGCCTTACGGGCGATGCGCTACCAACCGTAGCCGACGCCGACCCCGTATACACCTCTGCCTGCCCTTGCCCGCAGCCCGGTCTGGAGAGCCGTACCGAGTGGTGCCCCTCGGGCGACTGCCCCGGGCAGACCTCACCAACCCCTACCAATGTTACCCACATGATCGTCCATCACTCCGCCGGCACCAACAGCGCCAACGATTGGGCTGCTATTGTACGAGCCATTTGGGATTACCATGTCAATGGCAACGGCTGGTCGGATATCGGCTACAACTACCTGGTAGACCCTAATGGGGTCATTTACGAAGGGCGTGGTTACAATATCCTGGGTGCACATTTTTGCGGCATGAATTCGGGTACCATGGGCGTATGTATGATGGGCGACTTTACCGATATTGAACCTACCAACGCGGCCTTGGAAAGCCTGGAGCGCTTACTCGCCTGGAAATCTTGTGATATTGGGGCCGATCCTTTAGGAGAAAGTTTTCACGCCTCTTCTGGTGGGGTATTGAAAAATATTTCCGGTCACCGGGATGGTTGCTCAACGGCTTGCCCTGGCGACTCTTTTTACCCTTTACTCCCTCAGGTAAGGGTAGCAACCAACAATCAGATCCTCGCCAACTGTGCGGGCTTGTCGAGCCCCATCAGCCTGGTAGCTTCAGAAATTGACGAGACCAGTTACTTCCTCAGTTGGTCGCATAATTCTCCCGATGAGACGGGGTTCCAATTGGAGCGCAGCGAAGATGGTGGCGGTACCTTCGAGCTACGTGCTGAAATCGGAGCCAACCTGCTCACCTTTATAGAAACAGACCTGGAATTGGAGCGTATCTACCAATACCGTATTCGCGCCTACAATGAGGTAGACACTTCTGATTACAGCAATATCGTCATCATCAATACCGGCGTCGTGGGCACCAACCAGGCCACTTTGCCGCAGGATGCGCTGACGCTTTCGCCCAATCCTACTAAAGATCTATTGCAGCTGTCGCTCACCGGCGAATGGCAAGGCGCCGTACAGGTAAGACTAATGGACTTGACACAGCACCAGCTTCTGGCCAAACAAAGCCAGAAACATACCACCCAGTGGAACGAGCAATTGGATATGCGCGACCTGCCAACAGGTACTTACCTGTTGAGCGTTGAAGTAGATGGACAACGGGGGATTTGGAAGGTGGTGAAGGGGTAA
- a CDS encoding helix-turn-helix domain-containing protein produces the protein MTEIVKLLDRKSVNKAQISRRTGISTSRISELSLKKSTRLTAEELLLIALAIDNDPGEMLKEIFKDLKLENENVDA, from the coding sequence ATGACAGAAATAGTAAAGTTGTTAGACAGGAAATCCGTTAACAAAGCACAAATCTCGCGTAGAACGGGAATAAGCACATCAAGAATTAGTGAGTTAAGTCTTAAAAAATCTACTCGCCTAACAGCAGAAGAACTCTTACTGATAGCCTTGGCTATTGATAATGATCCAGGAGAAATGCTAAAAGAGATTTTCAAAGACCTCAAACTAGAAAACGAAAACGTAGATGCCTAA
- a CDS encoding sensor histidine kinase produces the protein MLKISGLRDNWEDYYVSQVYSDLEVLVPPKESGEFQIFLYSSLERDKYGEVFSSVCDDFDYKLTAHADENQTVMVNITRNEYDLELIDPDFFKLEEMGEYPFRKEDFQKGTWSKTVTFSKLLPGFKEVDQQKVFENIGVFDFSFYFMKRTYSSSDAERFNYKRALTNSRKDWLDKFGGVKLFRDNFRVRPYGEIKDSSFDWLGLGARKSSSPAGIAKEDGGWRVEPENVSGAIKISRLTNVNFEDKSSREGLQENKTFLVFKEILTKLIQLLEEDRAYIARAMDKYHGEKHADRINREQAEKLVRSILERNRKRKEQEQKDGETADPKDETQTDELTVLAELNRGKDEEIEKLKDEQKVLRGLASSGIVLASFSHDLSKLNNVLSSRVDKLKTLISEKIQESEYADSEERKNPFVQLERMRKQDVKLQNWLNFSLGAARKDKRKRKQLFLHKYFNDLRSDWTTVMENRGIHFDTSKIAEIDLRVFEIDFDSIFNNLLVNSIDSFIQSKENRPREITIRARETSKEIVVDYHDNGPGLSKDIEKPEQIFEPLFTTKRNPHTGEEEGTGLGMWLVKSIAAENDAQVKLLYPAIGFGVRITFPVKYKRT, from the coding sequence GTGTTAAAAATCTCCGGACTTCGCGATAATTGGGAAGATTATTACGTAAGTCAAGTATATTCTGATCTGGAAGTTCTAGTTCCACCAAAGGAGAGCGGTGAGTTTCAAATATTTCTCTACAGTAGCCTTGAACGAGATAAATACGGAGAGGTATTTAGCTCCGTTTGCGATGATTTCGACTATAAACTTACAGCCCATGCGGACGAAAATCAAACCGTAATGGTAAATATCACTCGCAATGAATATGATTTAGAACTTATTGATCCTGATTTCTTTAAGCTGGAAGAAATGGGAGAATACCCATTTCGAAAGGAAGACTTTCAAAAAGGAACATGGTCTAAGACGGTAACATTTTCCAAATTATTACCTGGATTCAAGGAAGTTGACCAGCAGAAGGTATTCGAAAATATTGGAGTTTTTGACTTCTCATTTTACTTCATGAAGAGGACCTACTCCAGTTCCGATGCTGAAAGGTTTAACTACAAGCGAGCCTTAACCAATTCACGGAAAGATTGGCTGGACAAATTTGGTGGGGTAAAACTTTTCAGAGATAACTTCCGGGTAAGACCATATGGAGAGATCAAGGATTCCTCGTTCGATTGGCTTGGATTGGGTGCTAGAAAATCCTCAAGCCCAGCAGGTATAGCCAAGGAGGATGGTGGGTGGCGAGTAGAGCCTGAAAACGTCTCAGGAGCAATCAAGATTTCTCGTCTCACGAACGTAAATTTTGAAGATAAGTCTAGTAGGGAAGGCTTACAGGAGAACAAGACATTTTTAGTATTCAAAGAAATTTTGACCAAGCTGATCCAATTGTTAGAGGAAGATCGTGCCTACATTGCACGGGCAATGGATAAATATCACGGTGAAAAACATGCAGATCGCATAAATAGAGAACAAGCCGAGAAACTGGTTCGATCCATTCTTGAAAGAAACCGCAAACGAAAAGAACAAGAACAAAAAGACGGTGAAACAGCTGATCCGAAAGATGAGACACAAACAGATGAACTAACTGTATTAGCTGAGTTAAACAGAGGAAAAGATGAAGAGATTGAAAAACTCAAAGATGAACAAAAGGTATTGAGAGGTCTGGCGAGCAGCGGTATTGTCTTGGCTTCATTCAGCCATGATCTAAGCAAGCTGAATAACGTCTTGAGTTCGCGAGTGGATAAACTAAAAACTTTGATTTCAGAGAAGATTCAGGAAAGTGAATACGCTGATTCTGAGGAGCGCAAAAACCCATTTGTTCAATTAGAACGAATGAGAAAACAAGACGTCAAACTTCAAAACTGGCTCAACTTTTCCCTTGGTGCAGCACGAAAAGACAAAAGAAAAAGGAAGCAGTTATTCTTGCACAAATACTTCAATGATTTGAGGAGTGATTGGACAACTGTTATGGAAAATAGAGGAATCCACTTCGACACCTCAAAAATAGCGGAAATTGATTTGAGAGTATTTGAAATTGACTTTGACAGTATTTTCAACAATCTTCTTGTCAACTCTATTGATTCATTTATTCAATCAAAAGAAAACAGACCGCGAGAAATAACGATCAGAGCACGAGAGACTTCTAAAGAAATTGTTGTTGATTATCATGATAATGGCCCTGGGCTTTCCAAAGACATCGAAAAACCCGAACAAATTTTTGAGCCTCTCTTCACAACAAAGCGAAATCCCCATACGGGAGAAGAAGAAGGTACCGGACTTGGAATGTGGCTGGTAAAATCAATCGCAGCTGAAAATGATGCTCAAGTGAAACTACTCTACCCCGCAATTGGATTCGGAGTTAGAATTACGTTTCCTGTAAAATATAAACGCACGTAG
- a CDS encoding class I SAM-dependent DNA methyltransferase: MNKEIHTYLRPYSTDPFEVDRLIVSAFLYSLGMENTTNAFLQPYLIQEKDKDFEGLKEFLPICQFTELEELIQIFEFIISPEEKIVTGAVYTPKNIREYIIDQCFNSLTDLANIKICDPACGCGGFLYTAAKAIHDQTGRTYQAIFANNIYGLDIQQYAVNRSQILLTLLALTEGENADFRFNFDKGNALCFSWTEHYEGFTGFDAIVGNPPYVCSRNIDEESRELIFNWKVSDSGHPDLYIPFFQIGFENLRPRGVLGFITMNTFFKSVNGRALRQYFEDEEIALKILDFGGNQVFQSKSTYTCICVLHKRESKAVEYAQGGEESLTENIPFQRINYARLNHKNGWNLQHHDLLTQIEEAGPAFGDLYRTRNGIATLKNHIYIFNEIREDDEFYYLQNGAEYPIEKGICKEIINPNKLTQAKSIKELRQKAIFPYEFDKQGDAKLIAQEEFQDRYPQAYTYLEAKRESLAQRDKGKGRYENWYAYGRNQSLEKYSTKLFFPHITPHIPHYTFSDDEDLLFYNGIAVVSQTKQELQFLQKLMSSNLFWFYVVHSSKPYGSGYFSLSRNYIKSFGVYEFSEDERDYIRKENDSNKLNSFIESKYNIEIPK; the protein is encoded by the coding sequence ATGAACAAGGAAATCCATACATATCTCCGGCCTTATTCTACCGACCCTTTTGAAGTAGACCGGCTGATTGTGTCTGCCTTCCTGTATTCTTTGGGTATGGAAAACACCACCAACGCATTCTTGCAACCATATCTGATTCAAGAAAAGGACAAAGATTTTGAAGGCTTAAAAGAGTTTCTTCCAATATGCCAGTTTACCGAACTCGAAGAACTCATTCAGATATTCGAGTTTATCATTTCGCCCGAGGAGAAAATTGTAACGGGGGCAGTTTACACCCCAAAGAACATTCGCGAATACATTATTGATCAATGTTTCAACTCCCTTACTGATCTTGCCAATATCAAAATCTGCGATCCGGCCTGTGGTTGTGGGGGCTTTCTCTATACCGCTGCAAAAGCCATACACGATCAAACGGGCAGAACTTACCAAGCCATTTTTGCCAATAATATTTACGGGTTGGACATACAGCAATATGCTGTCAATCGTTCCCAAATATTACTAACACTGCTGGCACTAACCGAAGGTGAAAATGCTGACTTCCGGTTTAACTTTGATAAAGGAAATGCACTCTGCTTTAGCTGGACTGAACATTATGAAGGCTTTACGGGGTTTGATGCAATAGTGGGCAACCCACCTTATGTCTGTTCACGAAACATTGATGAAGAATCCCGAGAACTCATTTTCAATTGGAAAGTAAGCGATTCCGGCCACCCCGATCTGTATATTCCCTTTTTTCAAATTGGTTTTGAAAACCTGCGTCCTCGTGGAGTTTTAGGATTCATCACCATGAACACCTTTTTCAAAAGCGTTAATGGACGTGCCTTACGTCAATATTTTGAAGATGAAGAGATTGCACTAAAAATACTGGACTTTGGCGGAAATCAGGTATTTCAAAGTAAATCCACATACACTTGCATTTGTGTCCTTCACAAACGTGAATCGAAGGCAGTAGAGTATGCACAAGGGGGGGAGGAGTCATTAACCGAAAACATTCCGTTTCAACGAATTAACTATGCCCGGCTCAATCATAAGAATGGCTGGAACCTACAGCACCATGATTTACTTACCCAAATTGAAGAAGCAGGCCCGGCATTTGGAGATTTGTACCGTACGCGCAACGGTATTGCTACACTCAAAAATCATATTTACATCTTCAATGAAATTAGAGAAGATGATGAATTCTATTACCTGCAAAACGGAGCCGAATACCCCATAGAAAAAGGCATTTGCAAGGAAATCATCAACCCAAACAAACTTACCCAGGCCAAGAGTATCAAAGAACTACGCCAAAAGGCCATTTTCCCTTATGAGTTTGATAAACAGGGAGATGCTAAACTAATTGCACAGGAAGAATTTCAAGACCGATATCCTCAAGCATATACGTATCTGGAGGCGAAAAGAGAATCGCTGGCCCAGCGTGATAAAGGAAAAGGGCGATACGAAAACTGGTATGCGTATGGCCGAAATCAGTCGTTGGAAAAGTATAGCACCAAACTATTCTTCCCACACATTACCCCACATATTCCGCACTACACCTTTAGCGATGATGAAGATCTGCTATTTTACAACGGAATTGCTGTAGTATCTCAAACTAAACAAGAATTGCAGTTCCTTCAAAAACTAATGAGTTCCAATCTGTTTTGGTTCTATGTCGTGCATTCCAGTAAGCCTTATGGTTCGGGCTATTTTTCATTGAGCAGAAACTACATTAAGAGTTTTGGAGTTTATGAATTTAGCGAAGATGAACGTGACTATATCAGAAAGGAAAATGATTCAAACAAGCTTAATTCATTCATTGAATCAAAATACAACATTGAGATTCCAAAATAG
- a CDS encoding DUF3999 family protein has product MAKPLGAWVLLLLVSGSYAQQMDTYRYQRELQGITEQWHTIVLPDAIFGKISPDLSDIRIKGVSASNDTIEAPYLLQIAEEKLALEAVAFNRVNTAHNEAGYYFTFEVPTAEAINQLQLNFEQQNFDWKLRLEGSQDQNEWFTMVEDYRILAIKNNNTDYHFSTINFPTSKYRYLRVCIASKEAPKLTTASITMRTLTEGTYRTYPIQTMETTQRKEAKQTEIEVLLPMPVPLSQLSIEVLDTFDYYRPVTIQYCTDSIHTEKGWRYNYRTLSSGTLNSMEANTFSLGTNTITRRVKMLIHNQDNQALNIGTVSLKGYVHQLIARFQTPATYYLVYGNKYKAKPQYDITRFAEKIPSTATALTLGPEQVIDQAAPEKAAPLFENKVFLWVLMIIIIAVLGGFTLKMMSGK; this is encoded by the coding sequence ATGGCTAAGCCACTTGGAGCATGGGTCTTGTTGCTACTCGTCAGTGGGTCTTATGCCCAGCAAATGGATACGTATCGTTACCAGCGGGAATTGCAGGGCATCACGGAGCAGTGGCATACGATAGTACTGCCAGATGCTATTTTTGGTAAAATCTCCCCCGATTTATCGGACATTAGAATCAAGGGAGTCAGCGCCAGCAATGATACCATTGAAGCGCCCTATCTATTGCAAATAGCGGAGGAGAAGCTTGCCCTGGAAGCGGTTGCTTTTAATCGGGTGAATACTGCTCACAACGAGGCCGGGTATTACTTTACGTTTGAGGTGCCTACAGCCGAGGCGATCAATCAGCTACAGCTGAATTTCGAGCAACAAAATTTCGATTGGAAGCTGCGATTAGAAGGTAGTCAGGACCAAAATGAATGGTTTACCATGGTGGAAGATTACCGCATCCTGGCCATCAAGAACAACAACACGGATTATCATTTTTCGACGATAAATTTCCCTACGTCGAAATACCGTTACCTGCGGGTATGTATTGCCAGCAAAGAGGCCCCAAAATTGACCACCGCAAGTATTACCATGCGTACTTTGACAGAAGGAACCTATCGGACCTATCCGATACAGACCATGGAGACCACCCAGCGGAAAGAAGCTAAACAAACGGAAATAGAGGTCTTATTGCCCATGCCCGTACCCTTGAGTCAGTTGAGCATAGAAGTGCTGGACACCTTTGATTATTACCGCCCGGTGACCATCCAGTACTGTACGGATAGCATCCATACAGAAAAAGGATGGCGATACAATTACCGCACCTTAAGCAGCGGGACGCTGAATTCAATGGAGGCCAATACTTTCAGCCTCGGGACGAATACGATCACCAGAAGGGTGAAGATGCTCATCCACAATCAAGACAACCAAGCGTTGAACATAGGTACAGTAAGCCTCAAAGGGTATGTACACCAATTGATTGCTCGCTTCCAAACGCCAGCTACTTATTACTTGGTGTACGGCAATAAATACAAGGCGAAACCACAGTATGATATCACCCGATTTGCAGAAAAAATTCCGAGTACTGCAACGGCTCTAACACTAGGCCCAGAACAAGTTATTGATCAGGCCGCCCCGGAAAAAGCAGCACCGCTGTTTGAAAACAAAGTCTTCTTATGGGTACTGATGATCATCATCATCGCCGTACTCGGAGGCTTCACCCTGAAAATGATGAGTGGGAAGTAG